A genomic window from Indicator indicator isolate 239-I01 chromosome 10, UM_Iind_1.1, whole genome shotgun sequence includes:
- the CRIP1 gene encoding cysteine-rich protein 1 gives MPKCPRCQKEVYFAEKVTSLGKDWHRPCLRCEKCNKTLTSGGHAEHDGKPYCNHPCYAALFGPKGFGRGGAESHTFK, from the exons ATGCCCAAGTGCCCCCGCTGCCAGAAGGAGGTCTACTTCG CCGAGAAGGTGACTTCTCTGGGGAAGGACTGGCACCGGCCCTGCTTGAGATGTGAGAAGTGTAACAAGACACTGACATCTGGAGGCCATGCAGAG cacGACGGCAAGCCCTACTGCAACCACCCCTGCTACGCCGCCTTGTTCGGGCCCAAAG GGTTTGGCCGGGGAGGAGCTGAGAGCCACACATTCAAGTAA